One Anolis carolinensis isolate JA03-04 chromosome 5, rAnoCar3.1.pri, whole genome shotgun sequence DNA segment encodes these proteins:
- the ing2 gene encoding inhibitor of growth protein 2 isoform X2: MMLGSPGQQPGGAGSGAAVSPAAASAGSGSANAAGGGFGGVAGFPCGGGGGGGGGGGGSERFLARYVQDYLECVESLPLDMQRLASLLREMDTRCRALKEIDEVYEKYKSEEDLAQKKRLQQHLQRALINSQELGDEKIQVVTQMLELVENRARQIESHSQCFQDLSDTEKPTEKSKIDLCQPERSSRRPRRQRTSESRDICHIANGIDEYDDQPPKEKRSKSAKKKKRSKAKQEREASPVDFAVDPNEPTYCLCDQVSYGEMIGCDNELCRIEWFHFSCVGLTYKPKGKWYCPKCRGDNEKTMDKCTDKSKKDRRSR; this comes from the exons ATGATGTTGGGGTCGCCTGGGCAACAGCCTGGGGGGGCGGGGTCTGGGGCGGCGGTGTCGCCGGCGGCGGCTTCGGCGGGGTCTGGTTCTGCCAACGCCGCTGGGGGAGGCTTTGGAGGTGTCGCCGGCTTCCcttgcggaggaggaggaggaggcggcggcggaggaggaggttcGGAGCGGTTCCTGGCTCGCTACGTCCAGGACTACCTAGAGTGCGTGGAGTCGCTGCCGCTGGACATGCAAAGGCTGGCCTCGCTCCTGAGGGAGATGGACACGCGATGCCGAG CATTAAAAGAAATTGATGAAGTGTATGAGAAGTACAAGAGCGAAGAGGATCTTGCTCAGAAAAAGCGTTTGCAGCAGCATCTTCAGAGGGCTCTGATCAACAGTCAAGAGCTCGGAGATGAGAAAATCCAAGTAGTCACTCAAATGCTTGAGCTAGTAGAGAACAGAGCCCGGCAAATAGAGTCACACTCCCAGTGTTTCCAGGATCTGTCAGATACAGAAAAACCCACTGAAAAGTCAAAGATAGATCTTTGCCAACCAGAAAGATCTTCCCGAAGACCCCGTAGACAGCGCACAAGTGAAAGCCGTGATATTTGCCATATAGCAAATGGAATTGATGAGTACGATGACCAGCCTCCTAAAGAAAAGAGATccaaatctgcaaagaaaaagaaaCGTTCTAAAGCCAAACAAGAAAGAGAAGCTTCACCAGTGGACTTTGCAGTGGACCCTAATGAGCCAACTTACTGTCTTTGTGACCAGGTGTCTTATGGAGAAATGATAGGGTGTGACAATGAACTGTGTCGCATTGAGTGGTTTCATTTTTCATGTGTTGGACTCACTTACAAACCAAAGGGGAAGTGGTATTGCCCCAAGTGCAGAGGAGACAATGAGAAGACTATGGATAAATGTACAGACAAATCCAAAAAAGATAGAAGATCGAGGTAG
- the ing2 gene encoding inhibitor of growth protein 2 isoform X1 produces the protein MMLGSPGQQPGGAGSGAAVSPAAASAGSGSANAAGGGFGGVAGFPCGGGGGGGGGGGGSERFLARYVQDYLECVESLPLDMQRLASLLREMDTRCREALKEIDEVYEKYKSEEDLAQKKRLQQHLQRALINSQELGDEKIQVVTQMLELVENRARQIESHSQCFQDLSDTEKPTEKSKIDLCQPERSSRRPRRQRTSESRDICHIANGIDEYDDQPPKEKRSKSAKKKKRSKAKQEREASPVDFAVDPNEPTYCLCDQVSYGEMIGCDNELCRIEWFHFSCVGLTYKPKGKWYCPKCRGDNEKTMDKCTDKSKKDRRSR, from the exons ATGATGTTGGGGTCGCCTGGGCAACAGCCTGGGGGGGCGGGGTCTGGGGCGGCGGTGTCGCCGGCGGCGGCTTCGGCGGGGTCTGGTTCTGCCAACGCCGCTGGGGGAGGCTTTGGAGGTGTCGCCGGCTTCCcttgcggaggaggaggaggaggcggcggcggaggaggaggttcGGAGCGGTTCCTGGCTCGCTACGTCCAGGACTACCTAGAGTGCGTGGAGTCGCTGCCGCTGGACATGCAAAGGCTGGCCTCGCTCCTGAGGGAGATGGACACGCGATGCCGAG AAGCATTAAAAGAAATTGATGAAGTGTATGAGAAGTACAAGAGCGAAGAGGATCTTGCTCAGAAAAAGCGTTTGCAGCAGCATCTTCAGAGGGCTCTGATCAACAGTCAAGAGCTCGGAGATGAGAAAATCCAAGTAGTCACTCAAATGCTTGAGCTAGTAGAGAACAGAGCCCGGCAAATAGAGTCACACTCCCAGTGTTTCCAGGATCTGTCAGATACAGAAAAACCCACTGAAAAGTCAAAGATAGATCTTTGCCAACCAGAAAGATCTTCCCGAAGACCCCGTAGACAGCGCACAAGTGAAAGCCGTGATATTTGCCATATAGCAAATGGAATTGATGAGTACGATGACCAGCCTCCTAAAGAAAAGAGATccaaatctgcaaagaaaaagaaaCGTTCTAAAGCCAAACAAGAAAGAGAAGCTTCACCAGTGGACTTTGCAGTGGACCCTAATGAGCCAACTTACTGTCTTTGTGACCAGGTGTCTTATGGAGAAATGATAGGGTGTGACAATGAACTGTGTCGCATTGAGTGGTTTCATTTTTCATGTGTTGGACTCACTTACAAACCAAAGGGGAAGTGGTATTGCCCCAAGTGCAGAGGAGACAATGAGAAGACTATGGATAAATGTACAGACAAATCCAAAAAAGATAGAAGATCGAGGTAG